A single genomic interval of Corylus avellana chromosome ca10, CavTom2PMs-1.0 harbors:
- the LOC132163424 gene encoding ABC transporter F family member 1 translates to MVSDASKKKAAQKKAAAAAKRGGKAAAAASSKSVAASDSQKLENGIEALQISDRNCTGVLCSHPLSRDIRIESLSVTFHGHDLIVDSELELNYGRRYGLLGLNGCGKSTLLTAIGCRELPIPDHMDIFHLTREIEASDMSSLEAVISCDEERLRLEKEVEVLAAQDDGGGEALERIYERLEALDAATAEKRAAEILFGLGFNKQMQAKKTRDFSGGWRMRIALARALFMNPTILLLDEPTNHLDLEACVWLEETLKNFDRILVVVSHSQDFLNGVCTNIIHMQNKSLKIYTGNYDQYVQTRSELEENQMKQYKWEQEQISSMKEYIARFGHGSAKLARQAQSKEKTLAKMERGGLTEKVVRDRVLVFRFVDVGKLPPPVLQFVEVTFGYTPENLIYKNIDFGVDLDSRIALVGPNGAGKSTLLKLMTGDLVPNDGMVRRHNHLRIAQFHQHLTEKLDLEMPALLFMMREYPGNEEEKMRAAIGKFGLSGKAQVMPMKNLSDGQRSRVIFAWLAYRQPQLLLLDEPTNHLDIETIDSLAEALNEWDGGLVLVSHDFRLINQVAHEIWVCENQAVTRWEGDIMDFKRHLKSKAGLSD, encoded by the exons ATGGTGTCGGACGCGAGCAAGAAGAAGGCGGCACAGAAGAAGGCGGCGGCGGCGGCCAAGAGAGGAGGGAAGGCTGCGGCGGCTGCGTCTTCGAAATCCGTGGCGGCATCCGATTCGCAGAAGTTGGAGAACGGAATTGAGGCGCTTCAGATATCGGATCGGAACTGCACCGGCGTTCTCTGCTCGCACCCGCTCTCGCGAGATATCCGC ATAGAGTCTTTATCTGTTACATTTCATGGACATGATCTTATAGTTGATTCTGAACTGGAGCTTAACTATGGCAG ACGTTATGGGCTGCTTGGATTAAATGGGTGTGGGAAATCTACGCTCCTCACTGCAATAGGGTGCCGAGAGCTTCCGATACCTGACCACATGGATATCTTTCATCTCACAAGGGAGATTGAAGCTTCTGATATGTCTTCACTTGAAGCTGTCATAAGCTGTGATGAGGAGAGGTTGAGATTGGAGAAAGAAGTTGAAGTTTTGGCTGCACAG GATGACGGAGGTGGAGAAGCTCTTGAACGCATTTATGAGCGTCTGGAAGCCTTAGATGCAGCAACTGCAGAGAAACGTGCTGCTGAAATTTTGTTTGGTCTTGGATTCAATAAGCAGATGCAGGCAAAGAAAACTCGTGATTTTTCAGGTGGCTGGAGAATGAGAATTGCTTTAGCGCGTGCCCTCTTTATGAACCCAACCATCCTGTTGCTTGATGAACCTACCAATCATCTTG ATCTAGAAGCCTGTGTCTGGTTGGAGGAGACTTTGAAGAATTTTGATCGTATCCTGGTTGTGGTGTCACACTCCCAGGACTTTCTGAATGGTGTCTGCACAAACATTATCCACATGCAAAACAAGAGCTTGAAGATATACACTGGTAACTATGATCAGTATGTTCAGACACGTTCTGAACTGGAAGAGAACCAAATGAAACAATACAAGTGGGAGCAGGAGCAGATTTCTTCAATGAAGGAATATATAGCTCGATTTGGGCATGGTTCAGCTAAACTGGCTCGCCAGGCACAGAGCAAAGAGAAAACATTAGCAAAAATGGAGCGAGGTGGACTTACTGAGAAGGTGGTGAGAGACAGGGTACTGGTCTTCCGCTTTGTTGATGTGGGAAAGCTTCCACCGCCAGTACTTCAATTTGTGGAAGTAACATTCGGGTATACACCCGAAAATCTCATTTACAAGAACATTGATTTTGGGGTAGACTTGGACTCGAGGATAGCTCTGGTCGGACCCAATGGAGCTGGGAAGAGTACGCTGCTGAAGCTAATGACTGGTGACCTGGTTCCTAATGATGGAATGGTCCGGCGGCATAATCACCTTAGAATTGCACAGTTCCATCAGCATTTGACTGAGAAACTTGACTTGGAAATGCCTGCTCTTCTGTTTATGATGAGAGAGTATCCGGGAAATGAGGAGGAGAAGATGAGGGCAGCAATTGGAAAATTTGGACTGTCTGGGAAAGCCCAGGTGATGCCAATGAAGAACCTATCAGATGGGCAAAGGAGTCGGGTGATCTTTGCATGGTTGGCATACAGGCAGCCCCAGTTGCTGCTGCTGGATGAGCCAACTAACCACTTGGATATTGAGACAATTGACTCGCTAGCTGAAGCATTGAATGAATGGGATGGGGGTTTGGTTCTTGTTAGCCACGATTTCAGGCTCATAAACCAGGTAGCCCACGAGATATGGGTGTGCGAGAATCAAGCTGTTACCCGGTGGGAGGGTGATATCATGGACTTCAAGCGGCATCTAAAGAGTAAGGCTGGTTTATCTGATTGA